The following coding sequences are from one Aeromicrobium duanguangcaii window:
- a CDS encoding purple acid phosphatase family protein: MRTVISLVAAVLGLSVLSPLAPAGAASSGVSRMLLTPTSDPSTSQYVSWSRRSATSGQRVVAVARDGTTLTVPARRKLGTSTRTAGSRQYRYYARLSGLAPSTRYRYRIVGKGFASAWREFTTAGGASQTFRLLQFGDTQIDNDAVPERIIDRATRQHPEARLLLQAGDVVNKPWVGREWSELARALTPSGQRSNWISSIGNHEQCRLTSPCRSGTGRGFRSYFQFPSNGYPEQRRTWFFVDRGPARIIVLDTFGKDLKRQSAFLANALRTNRRAWSIVLMHSGPFASRGDRKNTEMRRWFLPVMERYDADLVLSGHDHSYARGRKAGVTYLTSVSGPKYYDSSSKDWKRGGATRVKSAYRTSTYQVVTVTPTKLAVRAVVGHRGKGAKPSSKVGSTLDSFTLTR, translated from the coding sequence GTGCGGACCGTGATCTCGCTGGTCGCGGCGGTACTGGGGCTCTCGGTGCTGTCGCCGCTCGCCCCTGCCGGTGCCGCGAGCTCCGGCGTGAGCCGCATGCTGCTGACACCGACCTCTGATCCGTCGACGTCGCAGTACGTCTCGTGGAGCCGTCGCTCGGCGACCTCGGGCCAGCGGGTCGTGGCCGTCGCCCGCGACGGCACGACGTTGACCGTGCCCGCGCGGCGCAAGCTCGGCACGAGCACCCGCACGGCCGGCAGCCGGCAGTACCGGTACTACGCGCGGCTGAGCGGGCTCGCGCCGTCGACGCGCTACCGCTATCGCATCGTCGGCAAGGGCTTCGCGTCGGCGTGGCGCGAGTTCACGACCGCCGGCGGCGCCTCCCAGACCTTCCGGCTGCTGCAGTTCGGCGACACCCAGATCGACAACGACGCGGTCCCGGAGCGGATCATCGACCGGGCCACCCGTCAGCACCCCGAGGCCAGGCTCCTGCTGCAGGCCGGCGACGTCGTGAACAAGCCGTGGGTGGGTCGCGAGTGGAGCGAGCTGGCCCGCGCGCTGACGCCGTCGGGGCAGCGGAGCAACTGGATCTCGTCGATCGGCAACCACGAGCAGTGCCGGCTCACGTCGCCCTGCCGCTCGGGGACGGGTCGGGGCTTCCGCTCCTACTTCCAGTTCCCGTCGAACGGGTATCCCGAGCAGCGCCGGACCTGGTTCTTCGTCGACCGCGGCCCCGCCCGGATCATCGTGCTGGACACGTTCGGCAAGGATCTCAAACGTCAGTCCGCCTTCCTGGCGAACGCCCTGCGCACGAATCGCCGCGCCTGGTCGATCGTGCTGATGCACTCCGGGCCGTTCGCCTCGCGGGGTGATCGCAAGAACACCGAGATGCGCCGCTGGTTCCTGCCGGTGATGGAGCGGTACGACGCGGACCTGGTCCTGTCGGGGCACGACCACTCGTACGCCCGGGGCCGCAAGGCCGGCGTCACCTACCTCACCTCGGTCAGCGGGCCGAAGTACTACGACTCGTCGAGCAAGGACTGGAAGCGCGGCGGCGCGACCCGCGTCAAGTCCGCGTACCGGACGTCGACCTACCAGGTCGTGACCGTCACGCCGACGAAGCTGGCGGTGCGCGCGGTCGTCGGGCACCGGGGCAAGGGCGCGAAGCCCTCGTCGAAGGTCGGGTCGACCCTGGACTCCTTCACCCTGACCCGCTGA
- a CDS encoding NUDIX domain-containing protein, which yields MARLLSAGILLHRVRDGRREVLLGHLGGPFWARRHERAWSIPKGVLEDGEEPQDAAAREFLEELGVPVPDGPWVDLGTVRQSKKDVRVWAVEADLDPASVVPGTFDLEWPPGSGTTQAFPELDRVEWFGLDEAAEAIVAAQSTFLERLPVVPD from the coding sequence ATGGCCCGCCTGCTCAGCGCGGGGATCCTGCTGCACCGGGTCCGCGACGGCCGCCGCGAGGTGCTGCTGGGGCACCTCGGCGGACCCTTCTGGGCCCGGCGCCACGAGCGGGCCTGGTCCATCCCCAAGGGCGTGCTCGAGGACGGCGAGGAGCCGCAGGACGCCGCCGCGCGTGAGTTCCTCGAGGAGCTCGGCGTGCCCGTTCCCGACGGTCCGTGGGTCGATCTGGGCACCGTGCGCCAGTCCAAGAAGGACGTCCGGGTGTGGGCCGTCGAGGCCGATCTCGACCCCGCGTCCGTCGTGCCCGGCACGTTCGACCTCGAGTGGCCGCCGGGATCGGGCACGACCCAGGCCTTCCCCGAGCTCGACCGGGTCGAGTGGTTCGGCCTCGACGAGGCCGCCGAGGCCATCGTCGCGGCACAATCGACGTTCCTCGAACGTCTGCCCGTCGTGCCAGACTGA
- the truA gene encoding tRNA pseudouridine(38-40) synthase TruA, with translation MRIDLAYDGTEFRGWATQPGLRTVQGEIESALATVLRLPEPPRLTCAGRTDAGVHARGQVAHVDVDTHPGVLERRLRRIVPDDIRIVRVTEAPEHFDARFAAIERRYVYRMTDHPAGPDPLQRRMVAAMPKPLDVELMNEAAQHLLGEHDFASFCKQREGATTIRNLLTLRTMRGGETIATTVRADAFCHSMVRSLMGCLVAVGERRFPPEFAAEILAGEVRDPRVKVMPAHGLVLEEVVYPADDQLAARVDQARRRRDE, from the coding sequence ATGCGGATCGATCTGGCCTATGACGGAACCGAGTTCAGGGGCTGGGCGACCCAGCCGGGACTGCGAACGGTCCAGGGCGAGATCGAGTCCGCCCTCGCCACCGTGCTGCGCCTGCCCGAGCCCCCGCGCCTGACCTGCGCGGGCCGGACCGACGCGGGCGTCCACGCCCGCGGCCAGGTCGCCCACGTCGACGTCGACACCCACCCGGGCGTGCTGGAGCGGCGCCTGCGGCGCATCGTCCCCGACGACATCCGGATCGTGCGCGTGACCGAGGCGCCCGAGCACTTCGACGCCCGCTTCGCGGCGATCGAGCGGCGCTACGTCTACCGGATGACCGACCACCCGGCCGGGCCCGACCCGCTGCAGCGGCGCATGGTCGCCGCGATGCCGAAGCCGCTGGACGTCGAGCTCATGAACGAGGCGGCCCAGCACCTGCTCGGCGAGCACGACTTCGCCTCGTTCTGCAAGCAGCGCGAGGGCGCCACGACGATCCGCAACCTGCTGACCCTGCGCACGATGCGCGGCGGCGAGACGATCGCCACCACCGTGCGCGCCGACGCGTTCTGCCACTCGATGGTCCGCTCGCTGATGGGCTGCCTCGTGGCCGTCGGCGAGCGCCGCTTCCCGCCGGAGTTCGCCGCCGAGATCCTGGCCGGCGAGGTCCGCGACCCCCGGGTCAAGGTCATGCCCGCGCACGGCCTGGTGCTGGAGGAGGTCGTCTATCCCGCCGACGACCAGCTGGCCGCGCGGGTCGACCAGGCACGGCGACGCCGGGACGAGTGA
- a CDS encoding winged helix-turn-helix transcriptional regulator has protein sequence MSIRGYSSDEPTGPSTPNALSRGFGVLGDEWTLFLLRFALQGCRRYTEFSTRMPISHAVLSGRLEALVRSGLMVRHEYQQRPPRNEYVLTDSGRATWPILAAIWGWERTWVHEHSYETPPMRHITCGQETTPVLTCRECHRPVTVRDLDTSWGPAGGWRSSVPETATRRRSSTRGTAVGHTFYPDTMAIFGNRWSWSLMGAALLGVRRFSEFEAALGLPPSLLSGRLSTLREHGIIEQVTADSSTERSEYRLTDKGLAFFPVIAMTIGWAERWFAVDEGPALVQKHRACGADFVGELTCDRCGEPLRGTSLDMSELDPPS, from the coding sequence GTGAGCATTCGTGGCTACTCCTCCGACGAGCCCACGGGCCCGAGCACGCCGAACGCCCTTTCACGCGGCTTCGGCGTTCTCGGGGACGAGTGGACCCTGTTCCTGCTGCGGTTCGCCCTCCAGGGCTGCCGCCGGTACACCGAGTTCTCGACCCGGATGCCGATCTCGCACGCGGTCCTGTCCGGCCGCCTCGAGGCCCTCGTCCGGTCCGGCCTCATGGTGCGGCACGAGTACCAGCAGCGACCGCCGCGCAACGAGTACGTCCTGACCGACTCCGGCCGCGCGACGTGGCCGATCCTGGCCGCGATCTGGGGCTGGGAGCGCACCTGGGTGCACGAGCACTCCTACGAGACGCCGCCGATGCGCCACATCACCTGCGGGCAGGAGACGACCCCGGTCCTGACCTGTCGCGAGTGCCACCGCCCCGTCACCGTCCGGGACCTCGACACGTCGTGGGGACCGGCCGGAGGATGGCGCAGCTCCGTCCCCGAGACCGCGACGCGGCGCCGTTCCTCGACGCGCGGAACCGCGGTCGGGCACACCTTCTATCCGGACACGATGGCCATCTTCGGCAACCGCTGGTCCTGGTCGCTGATGGGCGCCGCGCTGCTCGGCGTGCGCCGGTTCAGCGAGTTCGAGGCCGCGCTCGGTCTGCCGCCGTCGTTGCTCTCGGGCCGGCTCAGCACCCTGCGCGAGCACGGCATCATCGAGCAGGTCACGGCCGACTCCTCGACCGAGCGGTCCGAGTACCGGCTCACCGACAAGGGTCTGGCGTTCTTCCCCGTCATCGCCATGACGATCGGCTGGGCCGAGCGGTGGTTCGCGGTCGACGAGGGTCCCGCCCTGGTCCAGAAGCACCGTGCTTGCGGGGCCGACTTCGTCGGCGAGCTGACCTGCGACCGCTGCGGCGAGCCGCTCCGCGGCACCAGCCTCGACATGAGCGAGCTCGACCCGCCCAGCTGA
- a CDS encoding MmcQ/YjbR family DNA-binding protein, with protein MDAATTWTDIEAFLLGFPDTEASTSWGMPGVKTGGRLVAWWRDRDDSPGCVAVKVDHDEAEALIQDAATPFHTNDHLRDRSPNVVLFRPGEIDPVELRELLTDAWRVTATPSVLAAWTAENEPDA; from the coding sequence ATGGACGCGGCGACGACGTGGACCGACATCGAGGCCTTCCTGCTGGGGTTCCCCGACACCGAGGCCAGTACGTCATGGGGCATGCCCGGGGTCAAGACCGGCGGGCGACTCGTGGCCTGGTGGCGCGATCGTGACGACTCCCCCGGCTGCGTCGCGGTCAAGGTCGACCACGACGAGGCCGAGGCCCTGATCCAGGACGCCGCCACGCCGTTCCACACCAACGACCACCTGCGCGACCGCTCGCCCAACGTCGTCCTGTTCCGCCCGGGCGAGATCGATCCGGTCGAGTTGCGCGAGCTGCTGACCGACGCCTGGCGCGTCACGGCCACGCCCTCCGTGCTGGCCGCCTGGACCGCCGAGAACGAGCCCGACGCGTGA
- a CDS encoding thiolase family protein — MTEAFVYEAVRTPRGRVRRDGGTLAGLPAHELLAQLLRELERRDLPLDAVEDVVIGVSTAHGEQAADLARVAVMAADWPDLVPAGVVSRMCCSGLDAIATASAQVRSGMLDVVVAGGAESMSRVPMMSDQPAFAFDPGLGDTTGFVTIGVSADLTAAKHGFSREELDGWAVRSHRRSAAATWDSVVPVTQGGETVLAQDEGARADTTPESLAGLAPLFGDDPLWSRVEERFPGFERPAQGLHTVATAPQLCDGASASVIGSAAAERVLGRAPRGRIAGWAHTAVRSPGLDGTIAAARLAMERAGIDVADVAVAEFNESFSVTPLLLTRELGIDPERVNIQGGAVSVGHPLAASGGILLANALDLLGRRGGGYALLVIPAALGVSMAVVVEGLAA; from the coding sequence ATGACCGAGGCCTTCGTCTACGAGGCGGTGAGGACGCCGCGCGGTCGCGTGCGGCGCGACGGCGGCACCCTGGCCGGGCTGCCCGCCCACGAGCTGCTCGCCCAGCTGCTGCGCGAGCTCGAGCGGCGCGACCTGCCGTTGGACGCCGTCGAGGACGTCGTCATCGGCGTCAGCACGGCCCACGGCGAACAGGCCGCCGACCTCGCGCGCGTCGCCGTCATGGCCGCCGACTGGCCCGACCTGGTCCCCGCGGGCGTCGTCTCGCGCATGTGCTGCTCGGGCCTGGACGCCATCGCCACGGCATCGGCCCAGGTCCGCTCCGGGATGCTCGACGTGGTCGTGGCCGGCGGCGCCGAGTCGATGTCGCGCGTGCCGATGATGAGCGACCAGCCGGCCTTCGCCTTCGATCCGGGGCTCGGAGACACGACCGGCTTCGTGACGATCGGCGTCTCCGCCGACCTGACCGCCGCGAAGCACGGCTTCTCCCGCGAGGAGCTGGACGGCTGGGCCGTCCGCTCGCACCGGCGCTCCGCCGCCGCCACGTGGGACTCCGTCGTGCCCGTGACCCAGGGCGGCGAGACCGTCCTCGCGCAGGACGAGGGCGCCCGCGCCGACACGACCCCCGAGTCCCTTGCGGGCCTCGCTCCGCTGTTCGGCGACGATCCGCTCTGGTCGCGCGTCGAGGAGCGGTTCCCCGGCTTCGAGCGACCGGCGCAGGGACTGCACACCGTCGCCACCGCCCCGCAGCTGTGCGACGGCGCCTCGGCCTCCGTCATCGGCTCGGCCGCCGCCGAGCGCGTCCTCGGCCGTGCCCCGCGCGGCCGCATCGCGGGCTGGGCGCACACCGCCGTCCGCTCCCCGGGTCTCGACGGCACGATCGCCGCGGCGCGGCTGGCGATGGAGCGGGCCGGCATCGACGTCGCGGACGTCGCCGTGGCGGAGTTCAACGAGTCGTTCTCGGTCACGCCGCTGCTGCTGACCCGCGAGCTGGGCATCGATCCCGAGCGGGTCAACATCCAGGGCGGCGCCGTGTCGGTCGGCCACCCGCTGGCCGCCAGTGGCGGCATCCTGCTCGCCAACGCGCTCGACCTGCTAGGCCGGCGCGGTGGCGGCTACGCCCTGCTGGTCATCCCCGCCGCGCTCGGCGTCTCGATGGCCGTCGTCGTGGAAGGCCTGGCGGCATGA
- a CDS encoding class I SAM-dependent methyltransferase, with translation MSHYFDPTPRTDDERRTVTVEVWGNRREYATSTGVFSGGSLDKATAILLAESTPPPAGSVVLDLGCGWGPIACSLAEAGSTVWAVDVNERALELTALNAAGLDVHQALPQDVPDDLQFDAIWSNPPIRIGKAALHELLLTWLPRLAPGGEARLVVGRNLGADTLQRWLIDQGYPTERVASSKGFRVLSARRP, from the coding sequence GTGAGCCACTACTTCGACCCCACGCCCCGCACCGACGACGAGCGCCGCACCGTCACGGTCGAGGTCTGGGGCAACCGCCGCGAGTACGCGACCTCCACCGGGGTGTTCTCCGGGGGCTCGCTGGACAAGGCCACCGCGATCCTGCTGGCCGAGAGCACTCCACCCCCGGCCGGCTCGGTCGTGCTCGACCTCGGCTGCGGCTGGGGTCCGATCGCCTGCTCGCTGGCCGAGGCCGGCAGCACGGTGTGGGCCGTGGACGTGAACGAGCGGGCCCTCGAGCTGACCGCCCTCAACGCCGCCGGCCTCGACGTCCACCAGGCCCTGCCGCAGGACGTCCCCGACGATCTGCAGTTCGACGCGATCTGGTCCAACCCGCCGATCCGCATCGGCAAGGCCGCCCTGCACGAGCTGCTGCTGACCTGGCTGCCGCGGCTCGCGCCCGGCGGCGAGGCGCGCCTCGTCGTGGGCAGGAACCTCGGCGCCGACACGCTGCAGCGCTGGCTCATCGACCAGGGCTACCCCACCGAGCGCGTGGCCAGCAGCAAAGGCTTCCGGGTGCTGTCGGCCCGACGTCCCTGA